One genomic segment of Paenibacillus sp. FSL H8-0332 includes these proteins:
- the nagZ gene encoding beta-N-acetylhexosaminidase, with amino-acid sequence MKWFSRQKIKNKYPRRSLLLLAASACLLLASGCEGNGNSAQGSTTGSAPAAVSASPAAAQTPAATEAPATPSPAASATPDPISRKLAGMTLEEKIGQMLLVGIQGKTAGAEARKMIAEDKVGGIILYSNNVGNLKELVQLTNALKQSNAGNPAPLFMSVDQEGGKVSRLPDDYATFPSNAAVGSGDNAAAAGTMGELLARAVKSSGFNMDFAPVLDINSNPDNPVIGDRSFGSSAELVTRLGIAEMQGLEREGVIPVVKHYPGHGDTSVDSHLELPVINKTEAQLAELEWLPFQAAIREKADAVMVAHILYPKLDPDKPASLSQVIIGQQLRGQMGYDGVVITDDLTMGAIVKNYSLPAAAVDTVLAGSDILLVAHEYKNEQAVRTALLDSVKNGKISESRIDESVYRILALKAKYQLTDEAVSLPDLAGLNSDIQAWRKPFIRK; translated from the coding sequence ATGAAATGGTTCAGCCGCCAAAAAATAAAAAATAAGTACCCCCGCCGCTCTCTCCTCCTGCTCGCCGCCTCCGCCTGCCTGCTTCTGGCAAGCGGCTGCGAGGGGAATGGAAATTCCGCACAGGGTAGCACCACCGGCTCCGCTCCGGCAGCGGTGTCAGCCTCCCCGGCTGCTGCACAGACGCCTGCGGCAACCGAAGCTCCAGCGACACCGTCACCAGCGGCTTCGGCCACTCCTGACCCCATCTCCCGGAAGCTCGCCGGAATGACCCTGGAGGAGAAGATCGGGCAGATGCTGCTGGTCGGCATCCAAGGCAAAACGGCAGGAGCTGAAGCGCGGAAGATGATTGCCGAAGATAAGGTGGGCGGAATCATTCTGTACTCCAATAATGTCGGCAACTTAAAGGAACTGGTGCAGCTGACCAACGCCCTGAAGCAGAGCAATGCGGGGAATCCCGCGCCGCTGTTCATGAGTGTCGATCAGGAAGGCGGCAAGGTCAGCCGTCTTCCTGATGATTACGCTACCTTCCCCTCGAACGCTGCTGTCGGCAGCGGAGACAACGCCGCTGCTGCGGGAACGATGGGCGAACTGCTTGCCCGGGCGGTGAAATCCTCCGGCTTCAATATGGACTTCGCGCCCGTGCTTGACATCAACAGCAACCCGGATAATCCGGTGATTGGTGACCGTTCCTTCGGCAGCAGCGCAGAGCTGGTCACCCGGCTTGGCATTGCCGAGATGCAGGGGCTTGAACGTGAAGGCGTCATTCCTGTAGTCAAGCACTACCCGGGCCATGGAGATACCTCAGTAGACTCTCATCTGGAGCTGCCGGTCATCAACAAGACAGAGGCCCAGCTGGCAGAACTGGAATGGCTGCCATTCCAGGCAGCAATCCGGGAGAAGGCCGATGCTGTAATGGTGGCCCATATTCTATATCCGAAGCTCGACCCGGACAAGCCTGCCTCTCTGTCCCAAGTGATTATCGGCCAGCAGTTACGCGGACAGATGGGATATGACGGGGTTGTGATTACGGATGATCTGACGATGGGCGCTATTGTCAAGAACTACAGCCTCCCGGCTGCCGCAGTAGACACCGTACTGGCCGGAAGTGACATCCTCCTGGTCGCTCATGAGTACAAGAACGAACAGGCCGTACGGACCGCACTGCTGGACAGTGTCAAGAACGGCAAGATTTCTGAATCCCGCATTGATGAGAGTGTCTACCGTATTCTGGCGCTGAAGGCCAAGTATCAGTTAACGGACGAAGCGGTGTCCTTGCCAGATCTCGCCGGACTGAACAGTGACATCCAGGCTTGGCGTAAGCCGTTCATACGGAAGTAA
- a CDS encoding ferritin — translation MKEQLMNSLNEQMNFEFYSAHVYLAMAAYCSGESLDGFANFFLVQAEEERFHAMKIYKFLNDRDYRATLAAMPEPNNEYSSMLDAFEHAFAHEQQNTKKFYHLADLALDEREHATIYFLKWFIDEQVEEEALFSNIIAKLKRIETDSNAFYMLDAEFAGRSFTPPAE, via the coding sequence ATGAAAGAGCAATTAATGAACTCGCTTAATGAACAAATGAATTTCGAATTCTATTCTGCTCATGTCTATCTTGCGATGGCGGCGTATTGTTCCGGTGAGAGCCTGGACGGCTTCGCCAATTTCTTCCTGGTGCAGGCTGAAGAAGAACGGTTCCATGCCATGAAAATCTACAAATTCCTGAATGACCGCGATTACCGGGCCACCCTTGCGGCGATGCCTGAACCGAACAATGAGTATAGCTCCATGCTGGATGCGTTCGAGCATGCCTTCGCCCATGAGCAGCAGAACACGAAGAAATTCTATCATCTGGCGGATCTGGCCCTGGATGAACGGGAGCATGCGACGATCTATTTCCTGAAATGGTTCATTGATGAGCAGGTGGAAGAAGAGGCGCTCTTCAGCAACATTATCGCCAAGCTCAAACGGATCGAAACCGACAGCAATGCCTTCTATATGCTGGATGCAGAATTTGCAGGACGGTCGTTCACTCCGCCAGCGGAGTAG
- a CDS encoding cation diffusion facilitator family transporter codes for MENYSDIKQSEKGAWLSLLAYILLSAVKLFIGTVSGSQALLADGLNNSTDIIASLAILTGLRISRRPPDSNHSYGHFRAETVAALVASFIMIAVGFQVLYQGVNKFIQPSLETPDLIAAWTAAACAVVMIAVYRYNIRLARNLNSNAMHAVAQDNRSDALVSMGAFVGIIGSQFGIPWLDPLTATIVGLLICKTAWDIFRKATHDLTDGFDAGKLELMKQTVAEIEGVESIKDIKARIHGNNVLVDTTVLVDSNLNVVQSHDITEEIEDQLKDRHQVATVLVHIEPM; via the coding sequence TTGGAAAATTACAGCGACATCAAACAAAGTGAAAAAGGAGCATGGCTAAGTCTTTTAGCATACATACTCTTATCTGCCGTCAAATTATTCATAGGAACGGTGTCAGGCTCTCAGGCACTCCTTGCTGACGGGCTGAATAACAGCACCGACATTATTGCTTCCCTGGCTATCCTGACCGGGCTTAGGATTTCCCGCAGACCCCCGGATTCCAACCATAGCTATGGTCATTTCAGAGCAGAGACAGTTGCCGCACTGGTCGCCTCTTTTATCATGATTGCTGTAGGCTTCCAAGTGCTCTATCAGGGTGTGAACAAATTCATTCAGCCTTCGCTGGAGACCCCTGATCTGATTGCCGCGTGGACGGCAGCTGCCTGTGCTGTGGTGATGATCGCCGTATACCGTTACAACATCAGGCTTGCCCGCAACCTGAACAGCAATGCAATGCATGCAGTGGCGCAGGATAACCGTTCGGATGCGTTGGTCAGCATGGGAGCCTTTGTCGGTATTATCGGCTCACAGTTTGGAATTCCCTGGTTAGATCCGCTCACTGCCACGATTGTCGGATTGCTGATCTGCAAGACGGCCTGGGATATTTTCCGCAAAGCTACACATGACCTCACCGACGGCTTCGATGCCGGTAAGCTTGAGCTGATGAAGCAGACGGTCGCGGAGATTGAAGGCGTGGAGTCAATTAAAGATATCAAGGCCCGTATTCACGGCAATAATGTGCTGGTAGATACCACAGTGCTGGTGGATTCCAATCTGAATGTGGTGCAGAGTCACGATATTACCGAGGAGATCGAAGATCAGCTTAAGGACCGTCATCAGGTCGCTACCGTGCTGGTCCATATCGAACCAATGTGA
- a CDS encoding NUDIX hydrolase: MPNQPFTDPNGLNEEQFLQNYNAGSYERPSVTVDMLIFTVMEQEQNNYRKLADKSLQLLLIQRGEHPFLGQWALPGGFVGISESVEEAARRELYSETNIDNIYMEQLYTWGDVDRDPRMRVISCSYMALVDRKALDVQAGDDAAAAAWFDVSYHILETRREALEQDVRQETLVEIILESEQEKLSGVIKLTETIQGHVRQVSREIVRSAGFSFDHLLMVQYAIERLRGKAEYTDIIFNLMPPLFTLSELQRVYEIILGKELLAAAFRRKIAERVIETDQSTRDAGHRPSKLYRYNREWNLF, translated from the coding sequence ATGCCAAATCAACCGTTCACCGACCCTAACGGCTTAAACGAGGAGCAATTCCTGCAGAATTATAATGCGGGCAGCTACGAACGTCCGTCTGTCACCGTCGATATGCTGATTTTCACCGTGATGGAGCAGGAGCAGAATAACTACCGCAAGCTGGCGGATAAGTCCTTGCAGCTCTTGCTGATTCAGCGCGGGGAGCATCCTTTTCTGGGACAATGGGCCTTGCCCGGAGGGTTCGTAGGGATCAGCGAGAGCGTAGAGGAAGCAGCCCGCCGGGAGCTGTACAGCGAGACTAATATCGATAACATCTACATGGAGCAGCTGTATACCTGGGGCGATGTAGACCGTGATCCGCGGATGAGGGTGATCAGCTGCTCCTACATGGCGCTCGTGGACCGCAAGGCTCTGGACGTACAGGCAGGGGATGATGCAGCCGCAGCCGCCTGGTTCGACGTCTCGTACCACATTCTGGAGACCCGCCGTGAGGCGCTGGAGCAGGACGTCCGCCAGGAGACACTGGTGGAGATTATACTGGAGAGTGAGCAGGAGAAGCTAAGCGGGGTGATCAAACTTACGGAGACTATTCAGGGGCATGTCCGCCAGGTCAGCCGTGAGATCGTGCGCAGCGCGGGGTTTTCTTTTGACCATCTGCTCATGGTGCAGTATGCCATCGAACGTCTGCGCGGCAAGGCGGAATACACGGATATCATCTTCAATCTCATGCCGCCGCTGTTCACCTTGTCCGAGCTGCAACGCGTCTATGAGATTATCCTCGGCAAAGAGCTGCTCGCCGCCGCCTTCCGCCGCAAAATCGCAGAGCGGGTCATCGAGACGGATCAGAGCACCCGGGATGCCGGACACCGTCCCTCGAAGCTGTACCGGTATAACCGGGAGTGGAATTTATTTTGA
- a CDS encoding hemerythrin family protein: MISWKDSYDIGVEKIDCQHRQLLMKLNDFFEACSNQQGKEKIEETLRFLKDYTVEHFGSEEQLMKDIDFPELSEHQKTHAEFVQTVLELEETIKTKGVSVLSTIKLNRTLTDWLINHIHKCDKLIGECIAAKGNRAV, translated from the coding sequence ATGATTAGCTGGAAGGATTCGTATGATATCGGAGTAGAAAAGATTGATTGTCAGCACAGACAGCTGCTGATGAAGCTGAATGATTTTTTTGAAGCCTGCAGCAACCAGCAGGGCAAAGAAAAGATCGAAGAAACGCTGAGGTTCCTCAAGGACTATACCGTGGAGCATTTCGGCAGTGAAGAGCAGCTGATGAAGGATATCGACTTCCCGGAGCTGTCGGAACACCAGAAGACCCATGCAGAGTTCGTGCAGACGGTGTTGGAACTGGAGGAGACGATCAAGACCAAGGGCGTATCCGTCTTATCCACAATCAAGCTGAACCGGACGCTGACAGACTGGCTGATCAATCATATTCATAAATGCGACAAGCTAATCGGTGAATGCATCGCTGCCAAGGGGAACCGGGCGGTCTAA
- a CDS encoding HIT family protein yields MDCLGCRIANGLEPDLNIVYENEYITCVLDIDPFNEGHTLILPKKHYWDVDEMDAETAHAIMEASQKLSALLKYLYQPDGIRIIADGGKFNDLTHYHMHVIPRYEGDGLLWGEPLHPDGAGERLGETRRRMVEVLVNEAKGSMFNQ; encoded by the coding sequence ATGGATTGCCTGGGCTGTAGAATTGCGAACGGGCTGGAGCCTGATCTGAATATCGTCTATGAGAATGAATATATAACCTGTGTACTCGATATCGATCCCTTCAATGAAGGTCATACCCTGATTCTGCCGAAAAAGCACTATTGGGACGTCGATGAGATGGATGCGGAAACTGCACACGCAATTATGGAGGCTTCACAGAAGCTCTCCGCGCTGCTCAAATATCTGTACCAGCCGGACGGGATCAGAATTATTGCTGATGGCGGTAAATTCAACGATCTAACTCACTATCATATGCATGTCATTCCCCGGTATGAGGGGGACGGGCTACTGTGGGGAGAACCGCTGCACCCGGACGGAGCCGGGGAACGGCTGGGGGAGACGAGACGGAGAATGGTAGAAGTGTTGGTGAATGAAGCCAAGGGAAGTATGTTTAATCAGTAA
- a CDS encoding Rpn family recombination-promoting nuclease/putative transposase: MLELLDPRVDVIFKRIFGSEHNKDVLLAFLNSTFREAGEPPLTEIVLLNPYTEPDSPNDKQSIMDIKAKTAKGELLNIEMQLFNPYHMEKRTLFYWSEMYYHQIPKGGNYNTLRKCVTINILNYSCLPNDRYHSVFHLREDRTGIPLLDDIEIHVIELTKLSEHAVELEEGGLVNWLLFLKGVDQSNWEVLTMKEPMLKKAMDTLEFLSQDAAARMAYDARMKALSDEHSRIEGAKAETSKEIAIKLLERGIDLQTISDATGLSLEEIKGLRQ, from the coding sequence ATGCTTGAACTGCTTGATCCGCGAGTAGATGTTATTTTTAAACGAATCTTTGGCAGCGAGCATAATAAGGATGTACTGCTGGCTTTTCTGAACAGCACATTCCGCGAGGCGGGCGAACCCCCTCTGACTGAGATTGTCTTGCTTAATCCTTACACGGAGCCTGACAGTCCGAACGATAAGCAATCGATTATGGACATTAAGGCGAAGACGGCGAAGGGCGAGCTTTTAAATATTGAAATGCAGTTATTTAACCCATACCATATGGAAAAACGCACACTTTTCTATTGGTCTGAAATGTATTATCATCAGATTCCTAAAGGCGGAAATTACAATACGTTGAGGAAATGCGTGACTATTAATATACTGAATTATTCATGTCTGCCTAATGACCGTTATCATAGTGTATTTCATCTGCGAGAGGACCGTACGGGAATTCCGCTGCTGGATGATATTGAAATTCATGTAATTGAGCTGACCAAGCTGAGTGAACATGCGGTAGAGCTTGAAGAAGGCGGACTGGTGAACTGGCTGCTGTTTCTAAAGGGAGTCGATCAATCCAACTGGGAGGTGCTGACCATGAAAGAGCCGATGCTAAAAAAAGCGATGGACACCCTGGAATTTCTGAGCCAGGATGCGGCAGCGCGAATGGCTTATGATGCCCGGATGAAGGCGCTGAGCGATGAACATTCTCGTATTGAAGGAGCCAAGGCCGAGACGAGTAAAGAAATTGCCATTAAACTTCTGGAGCGCGGCATAGACCTGCAAACCATTTCCGATGCCACCGGGTTATCGCTTGAAGAAATTAAGGGACTGAGACAATAA
- a CDS encoding metallophosphoesterase has product MRMLAGAAVMVLVLGLVNVYIGWHLSVLLQAWLPGMNIAAYWTVFLVISFSYMIGRVPLPQALRPVGRLFKVIGSYYLACMEFAVIMLPLTDLLYGVLVLAGVGLSAFVTEAGTTVLVLLAVFLIWGSRNAWSTVVRTHRLKVDKSIGTSVPLTVAVASDLHLGNIVGNRHLRRMVREMNAMNPDIVLLAGDVLDDSIEPFLRNGMEQQLKQLKARYGVYAVLGNHEYYGGSIAQYTEVMRSVGIQVLQDEVVETSGVYVVGRKDKTAEHMEGGRLSVETLLHGVDRSKPILMMDHQPTGFGIASQAGVDVLLSGHTHRGQIAPNHWITRRLFELDWGYLLKNKLHVIVSSGYGTWGPPIRLASRSELIKLEIVLDGSMSYGEDKVSAAAKPVLI; this is encoded by the coding sequence ATGCGGATGCTGGCCGGGGCTGCGGTCATGGTGCTGGTGCTTGGACTGGTGAATGTCTATATTGGATGGCATCTGTCCGTATTGCTCCAGGCATGGCTGCCGGGGATGAATATTGCTGCGTACTGGACTGTCTTTCTTGTCATTTCCTTCTCTTATATGATTGGCCGGGTGCCGCTGCCGCAGGCGCTGAGACCGGTAGGCAGGTTGTTCAAAGTGATCGGCTCTTATTATCTGGCTTGTATGGAGTTCGCGGTGATCATGCTGCCGCTGACCGATTTGCTCTATGGTGTGCTGGTGCTTGCAGGCGTAGGACTCTCCGCATTCGTGACGGAAGCAGGGACTACAGTGCTGGTATTGCTCGCCGTCTTCCTGATCTGGGGATCACGCAATGCCTGGAGTACTGTGGTGCGGACCCACCGGCTTAAGGTGGACAAATCCATCGGAACCAGCGTTCCGCTGACGGTAGCAGTAGCCTCCGACCTCCATCTGGGCAACATTGTCGGCAACCGCCATCTACGAAGAATGGTCAGGGAGATGAACGCGATGAACCCGGATATCGTGCTGCTGGCCGGGGATGTGCTGGATGACAGCATTGAGCCTTTTCTCCGCAATGGGATGGAGCAGCAGCTGAAGCAGCTGAAGGCACGTTATGGAGTCTACGCCGTGCTGGGGAATCACGAATACTACGGCGGCTCGATTGCGCAGTATACGGAGGTTATGCGGAGTGTCGGCATTCAGGTGTTACAGGATGAAGTGGTGGAGACGTCGGGAGTCTACGTGGTCGGGCGCAAAGACAAGACTGCCGAGCACATGGAGGGTGGACGGCTCAGCGTGGAGACTCTTCTACATGGAGTGGACCGCAGCAAGCCGATCCTGATGATGGATCATCAGCCGACCGGCTTTGGGATCGCTTCACAGGCTGGAGTGGATGTGCTGCTGTCAGGACATACCCACCGGGGGCAGATTGCACCGAATCACTGGATTACCAGACGTTTGTTTGAACTGGACTGGGGATATCTGCTCAAAAACAAGCTGCATGTCATTGTCTCTTCCGGCTACGGAACCTGGGGGCCGCCGATCCGGCTGGCCAGCCGCTCTGAACTGATCAAGCTGGAAATTGTGCTGGATGGCAGCATGAGCTATGGTGAAGACAAGGTGTCAGCTGCGGCTAAGCCTGTTTTGATCTAA
- a CDS encoding MarR family transcriptional regulator, with amino-acid sequence MDDLQKFVLELPLENEVFFALVGATAGTVAVSEKYWQAQGLNGARIRVLVEIAKQGGSILPSLLAERIAVTKANISLLLTPLEKDGYITRAAHAQDGRKTVISLAEAGKRLLLEQLPGNREAVAAVMNRLDEGELHLLLGLLNKLSRG; translated from the coding sequence ATGGATGATTTACAAAAGTTTGTGCTTGAGCTGCCGCTTGAAAATGAGGTTTTCTTCGCCTTGGTGGGAGCGACTGCCGGCACTGTGGCCGTCTCCGAGAAATACTGGCAGGCGCAGGGGCTGAACGGGGCAAGAATCCGCGTTCTGGTTGAGATTGCGAAGCAGGGAGGATCGATCCTGCCCTCACTGCTTGCTGAGCGAATCGCGGTAACCAAAGCCAATATCAGCCTGCTGCTGACTCCGCTGGAGAAGGATGGCTATATTACGAGGGCGGCTCACGCACAGGATGGGCGTAAGACGGTCATTTCACTGGCCGAAGCAGGTAAGCGCCTGCTGCTGGAACAGCTGCCGGGGAACCGGGAAGCGGTTGCGGCAGTAATGAACCGGCTGGATGAAGGGGAGCTGCACCTGCTGCTAGGGCTGCTGAACAAGCTGAGCAGAGGATAG
- a CDS encoding SDR family oxidoreductase: MTTIMITGANGQLGSLILENLRSRIPVGHIIAGVRSVEQASFIREQGIEVRKVDYDVPESLNEAFDGISRLLLISSSHTDDNVRLAQHKRVIDAAVRSGVGHILYTGFAFSQQRSDPGKPDNVHTLTEQAIMESGMEYTFLRNALYIDFVGVLGLKEALSSGELVTAPGEWRFNSVGRRDLALAATAAVLGEGGAGNRIYELTAPQTWDFGDLAEVLTEVAGKPVVHRQDDGVQHWIYAFMSKLDTSSTSGDLERLMGRPVTPLRDSILPFIV; encoded by the coding sequence ATGACGACAATAATGATTACGGGAGCAAACGGGCAATTGGGGAGTCTGATTCTGGAGAATCTGCGCAGCCGCATCCCTGTAGGGCATATCATTGCCGGAGTAAGAAGTGTTGAGCAAGCTTCTTTTATCCGGGAGCAGGGAATTGAAGTCCGCAAGGTGGATTATGATGTGCCGGAATCACTGAATGAAGCTTTTGACGGGATTTCACGGCTCCTGCTGATCTCCAGCTCGCACACGGATGATAATGTTCGTCTGGCTCAGCATAAACGGGTGATTGATGCGGCCGTGCGAAGCGGGGTGGGGCATATTCTCTACACGGGCTTTGCCTTCTCACAGCAGAGATCAGATCCGGGCAAGCCGGATAATGTGCATACCCTGACGGAACAGGCGATTATGGAGTCCGGGATGGAATATACCTTTTTGCGCAATGCTCTTTATATTGATTTCGTTGGGGTGCTGGGACTGAAGGAGGCGCTCTCCAGTGGAGAGTTGGTGACGGCACCGGGAGAGTGGAGGTTCAACTCGGTTGGCCGCCGGGACCTTGCATTGGCTGCTACTGCTGCTGTACTTGGCGAAGGGGGAGCAGGCAACCGTATCTATGAATTGACCGCTCCGCAGACCTGGGATTTTGGCGATCTGGCTGAGGTTCTGACAGAGGTTGCCGGGAAGCCGGTGGTGCACCGCCAGGATGACGGAGTTCAGCACTGGATCTATGCTTTTATGAGCAAGCTGGATACTTCGTCTACCTCCGGAGATCTGGAGCGGCTTATGGGCAGACCGGTCACCCCGCTGAGGGACAGCATTCTGCCTTTTATAGTGTAG
- a CDS encoding response regulator transcription factor, with protein MKKILVADDDVHIRTLLRHVLTREGYQAIEAGDGLEAAARMKEQTVDLAVVDVMMPHMGGLELCAYIRENYDIPVILLTARQQLSDKEQGYLHGTDDYVTKPFEPEELLFRIKALFRRYSIASDDRIRLNSLVIDRKNYEISDGTEVLLLPVKEFELLAQLAQYPGRLFTRGELIELVWGADYEGDERTVDVHIKRLRQRFSEYQNDFIIRTVRGIGYKVDMVNP; from the coding sequence TTGAAAAAGATACTGGTAGCCGACGACGATGTTCATATCCGCACGCTGCTGCGGCATGTTCTTACCAGAGAGGGATATCAAGCGATAGAAGCCGGAGACGGGCTGGAAGCGGCGGCACGCATGAAGGAGCAGACGGTCGATCTGGCGGTGGTGGATGTGATGATGCCGCATATGGGCGGATTGGAGCTGTGTGCATACATAAGGGAGAACTACGATATTCCCGTAATTCTGCTGACGGCCCGTCAGCAGCTCAGTGATAAGGAGCAGGGTTATCTGCACGGGACGGATGATTATGTAACCAAGCCTTTTGAGCCGGAGGAGCTGCTCTTTCGCATCAAGGCCTTGTTCCGCCGTTATTCCATCGCCTCAGATGACCGGATTCGCCTGAATTCGCTGGTGATAGACCGTAAGAATTACGAGATCAGTGACGGGACAGAGGTGCTGCTGCTGCCGGTGAAGGAATTCGAGCTGCTGGCTCAGCTGGCCCAATATCCGGGACGCCTGTTCACGCGTGGTGAGCTGATTGAGCTGGTCTGGGGAGCGGACTACGAAGGGGACGAGCGGACGGTGGATGTGCATATCAAACGCCTGCGTCAGCGGTTCAGCGAATACCAGAACGATTTTATCATCCGTACGGTCCGGGGAATTGGCTACAAAGTGGACATGGTGAACCCATGA
- a CDS encoding HAMP domain-containing sensor histidine kinase, producing MRSLYVRMSIIFCSVIMISSVLGFLVSNLYYQSQIKPKNDAKLTRMAIGLQQFIEDHPDAVEEYLLSTASLGYKMYLVNAGGEERFYGLPFRKNDLKEESLRKVLDGEIYHGVGNFPGQLFVTGFFDNQLSNSIGVPVHINGETYALFMRPDAQVQFGELRIFFVVIIGVIILLSLWFMLITVFHVVRPITRLTEATLLISKGRYDIKLYTARRDEIGQLASHFMTMSRELERTNRARQEFVANVSHEIESPLTSIQGFAHALQDGTLPEAQRLEYLSIIGDESRRLSMLSTQLLTLSSLDYDEHALQKRSFDLRAQLRQVIQIMEWHLTEKELAVRLHAGEITLAGDSNLLYQVWMNLVTNAIKYTPVGGTLSIAAHVEGQQCIVTVTDNGAGIPAEQLPMIFDRFYKVDQSRSREPGSSGLGLAIAQKIVQAHGGTIEVTSTVGEGTTFTVSLPCHPAAI from the coding sequence ATGAGATCGCTCTATGTAAGGATGAGTATTATCTTCTGCTCGGTGATTATGATCAGCAGTGTGCTGGGATTTCTGGTCTCCAACCTGTATTACCAGTCACAAATCAAGCCGAAAAATGATGCTAAGCTGACCCGGATGGCCATAGGTTTGCAGCAGTTTATTGAGGATCACCCGGATGCGGTGGAAGAATATCTCCTGAGTACGGCTTCCCTGGGGTACAAAATGTATCTGGTCAATGCTGGCGGAGAAGAACGCTTCTACGGCCTGCCTTTCCGCAAAAATGACCTCAAGGAGGAGTCGCTGCGCAAGGTGTTGGACGGGGAGATCTACCATGGGGTGGGGAATTTCCCCGGCCAGCTGTTCGTGACCGGCTTTTTCGATAATCAGCTCAGCAATTCCATTGGGGTGCCGGTCCATATTAACGGGGAGACCTATGCCTTGTTCATGCGTCCGGATGCCCAGGTGCAGTTCGGGGAGCTGCGGATCTTTTTTGTCGTGATCATTGGGGTCATTATTCTGCTAAGCCTGTGGTTCATGCTGATTACTGTATTTCATGTGGTGCGGCCGATCACCCGGCTGACCGAGGCCACGCTCCTAATCTCCAAGGGGCGCTACGACATCAAGCTCTACACCGCACGCCGCGACGAGATCGGCCAACTGGCTTCCCACTTCATGACGATGAGCCGAGAACTGGAACGCACGAACCGGGCAAGACAGGAATTTGTCGCCAATGTCTCGCATGAGATTGAATCGCCGCTAACCTCTATTCAGGGCTTCGCTCATGCGCTCCAGGATGGTACCCTGCCGGAAGCTCAGCGTCTGGAGTATCTGTCTATTATCGGGGATGAGAGCCGGCGGTTGTCCATGCTCAGCACGCAGCTGCTCACCTTGTCCTCGCTGGACTATGACGAGCATGCCCTGCAGAAAAGAAGCTTCGATCTGCGCGCCCAGCTGCGCCAGGTAATTCAGATTATGGAGTGGCATCTTACGGAGAAGGAGCTTGCGGTACGGCTCCATGCCGGAGAGATCACGCTTGCGGGTGATTCCAATCTGCTCTATCAGGTGTGGATGAATCTGGTGACGAATGCGATCAAATACACCCCGGTGGGCGGGACCCTCAGTATCGCAGCGCATGTGGAAGGACAGCAATGTATAGTAACCGTAACCGATAACGGTGCGGGTATTCCGGCGGAGCAGCTGCCGATGATCTTCGACCGGTTCTATAAGGTGGACCAGTCGCGCTCCCGTGAGCCAGGCAGCAGCGGGCTGGGACTGGCAATCGCTCAAAAGATCGTCCAGGCGCATGGCGGAACCATCGAGGTGACGAGCACAGTAGGAGAAGGAACTACGTTCACTGTTTCTTTGCCCTGCCACCCTGCCGCTATATAA